The proteins below come from a single Oncorhynchus tshawytscha isolate Ot180627B linkage group LG22, Otsh_v2.0, whole genome shotgun sequence genomic window:
- the LOC112221412 gene encoding trypsin, which yields MDLPSVLLCILLELLAVSCQELIQGRIVGGYAPAPHSIKYIVSIQSTRGQHFCGGSLINTYWVLTAAHCTIGVEQIMIVAGDYSVSMYEGTEQFFIPQLLIPHPQYNKITNNADIMLIKLKAPVYLNSYVSIAPLPRQSASVADGRLCRVSGWGFTSSSGGQIPSSLRTVKLPIVSTAKCNSSESFNGNITSNMICAGYSAGRQDACKGDSGGPLVCEGRIYGVVSWGMGCADAKYPGVYTAVSKYRRWIDRIMFSYYGRCSKY from the exons ATGGACCTGCCTTCAGTTTTACTATGTATACTTCTGGAACTCCTTGCTGTGAGCT GCCAGGAGCTGATACAAGGGCGTATAGTGGGAGGATATGCCCCTGCACCCCATTCCATCAAATACATTGTATCAATACAGTCAACTAGAGGACAACACTTTTGTGGAGGATCCTTGATAAATACATACTGGGTGCTCACAGCAGCACATTGTACTATAGG GGTGGAACAAATTATGATAGTAGCAGGAGACTATTCAGTAAGCATGTATGAAGGGACCGAACAGTTCTTCATACCCCAGCTCTTAATACCCCACCCCCAGTACAACAAGATTACGAACAACGCAGATATTATGCTTATCAAg CTGAAAGCTCCAGTGTACCTGAATAGCTATGTGTCCATCGCTCCGCTGCCCCGCCAGAGTGCCTCGGTGGCAGATGGGCGGTTGTGCAGGGTGTCAGGCTGGGGGTTCACCAGCTCTAGTGGGGGACAGATACCCTCCTCCCTGCGCACGGTCAAACTTCCCATCGTCTCCACAGCCAAATGCAACAGCAGTGAGTCTTTCAATGGGAACATCACATCCAACATGATCTGTGCAGGCTACAGTGCTGGCAGACAGGACGCGTGTAAG GGAGATTCTGGGGGCCCACTGGTGTGTGAAGGTCGGATCTATGGTGTGGTTTCCTGGGGGATGGGCTGTGCCGATGCCAAGTACCCAGGAGTCTACACTGCTGTGTCAAAGTATCGCAGGTGGATAGACCGGATCATGTTCAGCTACTACGGACGCTGCAGCAAGTATTAG